The genomic interval CCCCACAAGAAAAGCACCCATGAGGACCAAGGTCAAAATTGACCTTTTATAGAGTAACAGTTTGCTACCTGTAATATCCTAATTGAAtggaaaattccaatgacttgaGATCTCATGGAATTCTGATAGTAAATCACCTGACTCAGAATGAATAGGCTTCCTGGTACCTAGTGTGTCAAGCACTATTCCAAATACTGATTTAATTCTCAATAGCCTGAGGTTGATCACTATTCTCATGCAATAAATGAGAGAGCCTAAGATAGAGAAGTGAATTTGGTCATAGTCACACAGTGGAGAACAGGTAGAACTGGACTCACAGCTCTTGCTGGTGACTCCAGCACCAGGGCATTGGAACTTGCCTATTCTATTCCAACTCAAAGATTTGCTGCCAGATCCTTGTGAAACATTCATTGTACTGGACTGGTGGTCCTAGCCCTGCTCCATGGTAACCAACTGAGAAGTTGCCCTTGTTCTGTGACCAGAGCATCAAGGGCACCAGAGGGCTGCCCTCCTGACTACTAAACCTTGTGCTCTGTCTGTATCCATTCCAAACCTTGTGGTTCCTCTACTTGAGGAGATGAAAAtcgtttatttttaaaatagccttTTTAGATATCCCTCCCTGGAGTTGATTGTGAAGTTTCCCTGAATTGCTAAGCACTTAGAAGCACTTTATAACTGCTTTCTCAGCAAATGCTGTTCAGAAGAGTTTTAAATTCAGTGTATTCAGATTTCATAGAAGTCCATTGCAGCTTTCACCAGATAATGTCTCAATGctaaaattaactttttcttttgcaggCTGACCAGTGCACAGGTCTTCAGGGCTTCCTGGTTTTCCACAGCTTTGGTGGGGGAACAGGCTCTGGGTTCACCTCCCTGCTGATGGAACGTCTGTCTGTTGATTATGGCAAGAAGTCCAAGCTGGAGTTCTCCATTTACCCAGCACCCCAGGTTTCCACAGCTGTAGTTGAGCCCTACAACTCCATCCTCACCACTCACACCACCCTGGAGCACTCTGATTGTGCCTTCATGGTAGACAATGAGGCCATCTATGACATCTGTCGTAGAAACCTCGACATTGAACGCCCCACCTACACCAACCTTAACCGCCTTATTAGCCAGATTGTGTCTTCCATCACTGCTTCCCTCAGATTTGATGGAGCCCTTAATGTTGACCTGACAGAATTCCAGACCAACCTGGTGCCCTACCCTCGAATCCACTTCCCCCTAGCCACATATGCCCCTGTCATCTCTGCTGAGAAAGCCTACCATGAACAGCTTACTGTAGCAGAGATCACTAATGCTTGCTTTGAGCCAGCCAACCAGATGGTGAAATGTGACCCTCGCCATGGTAAATACATGGCTTGCTGCCTGTTGTACCGTGGTGATGTGGTTCCCAAAGATGTCAATGCTGCCATTGCCACCATCAAGACCAAACGTACCATCCAGTTTGTGGACTGGTGCCCCACTGGCTTCAAGGTTGGCATCAATTACCAGCCTCCCACTGTGGTACCTGGTGGAGACCTGGCCAAAGTACAGCGAGCTGTGTGCATGCTGAGCAACACCACAGCCGTTGCTGAGGCCTGGGCTCGCCTGGACCACAAGTTTGATCTGATGTATGCCAAGCGTGCCTTTGTTCACTGGTACGTGGGTgaggggatggaggaaggagagttTTCTGAGGCCCGTGAGGACATGGCTGCCCTGGAGAAGGATTATGAGGAGGTTGGAGCAGATAGTGctgatggagaggatgaaggtGAAGAGTATTAACCTGTCCAGCACAATTTTACACTCCGTTGTCTTATTTCTGTGTGCAACTTGTGTTTTAATCCTAAACTGTCAATAAAAATGTTCGTGTTTTAAATATCAAACTGGCTTCGGAACCATTTAGCACTAATCTGGGGTGAAAAGACCCATGTGATTGAGTAAGTGCCTACTTTGAGACtggtttgtttcatttattaCCTAAATTGGTGAGTGGTGACTAAACTTGATATCACAGACTTAGGTCATTAAGTCTGTACTTTAAAATGTGCTTAAGAGTTACCTGTATGTACAAAGTGCAGATTCTAGCTGGGTAGCTGTGGAGTGGGGCTTAACAGAGCTGGCTGAGACACAATTAGAATTTTCACAGGTTGATGTGGCACTGGTGGTTGGCATTCAGGTACTAGTAGTGCAGTCTGTAAGTTTGAACTGAGCAGTGGCAAAAGACAATGTCTGAAAGGCCAGTCTTGTGCAGAAGGAGCCAGTTTTTGAGGCTTCCTTAGTGACTAAGT from Castor canadensis chromosome 8, mCasCan1.hap1v2, whole genome shotgun sequence carries:
- the LOC109690218 gene encoding tubulin alpha-1C chain, which encodes MRECISIHVGQAGVQIGNACWELYCLEHGIQPDGQMPSDKTIGGGDDSFNTFFSETGAGKHVPRAVFVDLEPTVIDEVRTGTYRQLFHPEQLITGKEDAANNYARGHYTIGKEIIDLVLDRIRKLADQCTGLQGFLVFHSFGGGTGSGFTSLLMERLSVDYGKKSKLEFSIYPAPQVSTAVVEPYNSILTTHTTLEHSDCAFMVDNEAIYDICRRNLDIERPTYTNLNRLISQIVSSITASLRFDGALNVDLTEFQTNLVPYPRIHFPLATYAPVISAEKAYHEQLTVAEITNACFEPANQMVKCDPRHGKYMACCLLYRGDVVPKDVNAAIATIKTKRTIQFVDWCPTGFKVGINYQPPTVVPGGDLAKVQRAVCMLSNTTAVAEAWARLDHKFDLMYAKRAFVHWYVGEGMEEGEFSEAREDMAALEKDYEEVGADSADGEDEGEEY